The Synechocystis sp. PCC 7509 genome includes a window with the following:
- a CDS encoding ExbD/TolR family protein, giving the protein MPLNSRFRASKSQMPEINLVPMMDVLMTVLTFFIIISMTLTAQQQSVNINLPSTNTGANTVKTPDPLVVGLTQQGILQVANNPVTDAQLSQQMQVYLQTNPNGVVVLQADKKLPYEQVVQVLGKMRDVGGDRVSLAIDAN; this is encoded by the coding sequence ATGCCCTTAAATTCTAGATTCCGCGCTTCTAAGTCTCAAATGCCAGAAATAAATCTAGTACCAATGATGGATGTGTTAATGACGGTTTTAACATTTTTCATCATCATTTCAATGACATTGACGGCGCAACAGCAATCGGTAAATATCAATTTACCTAGTACCAATACTGGCGCAAATACTGTCAAAACTCCCGATCCTTTGGTTGTGGGATTAACTCAACAAGGGATACTGCAAGTCGCCAATAATCCGGTTACTGACGCACAATTAAGCCAACAGATGCAGGTTTATTTGCAAACAAATCCTAACGGTGTGGTAGTTTTGCAAGCAGATAAAAAATTGCCCTACGAGCAGGTAGTACAAGTATTAGGCAAAATGCGGGATGTTGGGGGCGATCGCGTTTCTTTAGCGATCGATGCTAATTAA
- the pstS gene encoding phosphate ABC transporter substrate-binding protein PstS, with protein sequence MVVHKTTFRLAFTASVVTAAMVLGSVVGAFAQKAVTLNGAGATFPEPLYQRYFSELRKGSQPVQVNYQGIGSGGGIKQLANGSVDFAGSDTAMTDAEAAKVKNGVLYIPTAGGPVAVVYNLPGVSNLKLSRKVLPAIFSGQITKWNDPKIAADNAGAKLPNSQIKLAVRADSSGTSYIFTNALSSMDSYFKGRIGPNKTPKWPGKPVSGKGNPGVAQIVKRTSGSIGYVEASFATNNKLQSALVQNSRGSYVAPTLAEANKALNSVQFNSDHRVTFSKLGNPGDGYPITGLTWLMVYKTYTQPGDAAAVKRMVRWIMTDGQQLNDNLGYTRIPQGIASKVVSSVNSGVKGP encoded by the coding sequence ATGGTTGTGCATAAAACCACTTTTAGGCTTGCTTTTACAGCTTCAGTAGTTACGGCGGCTATGGTGTTAGGGTCTGTAGTTGGAGCTTTCGCCCAAAAAGCAGTAACTTTAAATGGTGCTGGAGCTACTTTTCCAGAACCCCTTTATCAGCGCTACTTTAGCGAACTGCGTAAAGGTAGCCAACCTGTACAAGTCAACTATCAAGGTATTGGTAGCGGTGGCGGAATCAAACAGTTAGCGAATGGAAGCGTTGACTTTGCGGGTAGCGATACAGCGATGACTGACGCGGAAGCCGCCAAAGTTAAAAATGGAGTATTGTATATTCCTACTGCCGGAGGCCCGGTTGCTGTAGTTTACAATTTACCTGGTGTATCGAATTTGAAACTATCGCGCAAAGTTCTACCAGCAATATTTTCCGGTCAAATAACTAAGTGGAATGACCCCAAAATTGCCGCAGATAATGCCGGAGCCAAATTACCAAATAGTCAAATTAAATTAGCTGTACGCGCTGATAGCAGTGGTACAAGCTATATTTTTACCAACGCTCTGAGTTCAATGGATAGCTACTTCAAAGGTAGAATTGGACCTAACAAAACTCCAAAATGGCCCGGTAAGCCAGTAAGCGGAAAAGGAAACCCCGGTGTTGCTCAAATTGTCAAGCGGACTTCTGGTAGCATTGGCTATGTAGAAGCTTCTTTTGCGACAAACAATAAACTCCAATCAGCGCTAGTCCAAAATAGCCGAGGATCATATGTTGCCCCAACTCTAGCGGAAGCAAATAAGGCGCTTAATTCCGTACAGTTCAATTCTGACCACCGCGTTACCTTCAGTAAGTTGGGCAATCCTGGAGATGGATACCCAATTACAGGTTTAACTTGGTTGATGGTATATAAAACTTATACTCAGCCCGGTGATGCTGCTGCTGTCAAGCGGATGGTGCGATGGATCATGACGGATGGACAACAGTTAAACGATAATCTTGGCTATACTCGCATTCCTCAAGGAATTGCAAGTAAAGTTGTTAGCAGTGTAAATAGTGGTGTTAAAGGCCCCTAA
- the pstC gene encoding phosphate ABC transporter permease subunit PstC produces MQHSKYEVNDLTIIDSNNHWLDKVFSGLVWLFACSTVLLLFWISWIIFDKAMPAIGKFGLGFLWSQEWDVGSLVFGALPYIYGTLVSSAIAILLAFPVGLAVALVTSENFLPPVVRNPLAFVIELIAAIPSVIIGLWGIFVLIPALDPLQQWLYQNFGWFPLFNTQPAGYGMLVAGLILAIMILPTMAAISREVLLAIPKELRSGSMSLGATRWESIFGVIIPAAASGIVGAAILALGRALGETMAVTLVIGNSPVISSSILDLGYTIPAVMANEFGEAQEDLHVGALMYLALILFVVTLLVNMAAVLMVRLIGSKQQ; encoded by the coding sequence ATGCAACACTCAAAATATGAAGTAAACGATCTAACAATAATAGATAGCAATAATCATTGGTTAGATAAAGTATTTAGCGGGCTAGTGTGGCTTTTTGCTTGTAGTACGGTTTTGTTATTGTTTTGGATCAGTTGGATAATCTTTGACAAAGCTATGCCTGCCATTGGCAAGTTTGGGCTGGGGTTTTTGTGGAGTCAAGAGTGGGATGTAGGGAGTCTGGTTTTTGGCGCGTTGCCTTATATCTATGGAACTTTGGTAAGTAGCGCGATCGCTATATTATTAGCTTTTCCGGTAGGACTTGCTGTAGCTCTAGTTACTAGCGAGAATTTTTTACCCCCAGTAGTACGGAATCCTTTAGCCTTTGTAATTGAATTAATTGCGGCAATTCCCAGCGTAATTATTGGGCTTTGGGGCATATTTGTGTTAATTCCAGCTTTAGACCCTTTGCAGCAATGGTTATATCAAAATTTCGGCTGGTTTCCTTTATTTAATACGCAACCTGCGGGTTACGGAATGCTAGTGGCGGGTTTGATTTTAGCAATTATGATTTTGCCGACAATGGCGGCAATTTCCCGCGAAGTATTATTAGCAATTCCTAAAGAGTTGCGGAGTGGTTCAATGTCTTTAGGCGCAACTCGTTGGGAAAGTATTTTTGGGGTAATTATTCCGGCGGCGGCTTCGGGAATTGTGGGGGCAGCAATTTTGGCGCTGGGACGGGCTTTAGGCGAAACTATGGCTGTAACTCTTGTAATTGGCAACTCTCCAGTTATTAGTTCTTCTATCCTCGACTTGGGTTATACAATTCCGGCGGTAATGGCTAATGAGTTTGGCGAAGCCCAAGAAGATTTACACGTTGGCGCACTGATGTATCTTGCCTTGATTTTGTTTGTCGTGACTTTACTTGTCAATATGGCGGCGGTGTTGATGGTGCGATTGATTGGTAGCAAACAACAATAA
- the pstA gene encoding phosphate ABC transporter permease PstA, which translates to MSASYPKKLDTSLELQKPLSGYRTMFNYGMSAIAFILTAIALIPLVAILIEILRQGLPNLKPEVFTALPAPPPILPTDPNGFGNAIVGTLMMVGIASLISIPVGLMTGIFLAEFGQTSAIASFVRFITTILTGVPSIIAGVFAYGVLILNHVTQFSAVAGGFALSVIMLPIVALTTEQALKLVPQPQRLASAALGASRFQTTFKVAVAAAIPAITTGILLAVARAAGETAPLIFTALFSDIWPEGLFEPSPALSTLIYKYAQSPDVIQNQIAWTASLVLVGLVLLISILSRLATRQRFSDR; encoded by the coding sequence ATGTCTGCAAGTTATCCCAAAAAATTAGATACATCTTTAGAATTACAAAAACCTTTGTCTGGCTATCGGACAATGTTTAATTATGGGATGAGTGCGATCGCTTTTATCCTTACTGCAATCGCTTTAATACCTTTAGTTGCCATACTAATCGAAATTCTCCGTCAAGGATTGCCCAACTTAAAACCTGAAGTATTTACAGCCTTACCCGCGCCACCGCCGATATTACCTACAGATCCTAACGGTTTTGGCAATGCGATTGTTGGTACGTTAATGATGGTAGGTATTGCCTCGCTAATTAGCATTCCTGTAGGATTAATGACAGGGATATTTTTAGCAGAATTTGGTCAAACTTCGGCGATCGCCAGTTTTGTACGCTTTATTACTACTATTTTGACGGGTGTACCTTCAATTATTGCGGGGGTATTTGCCTATGGCGTTCTGATTCTCAACCACGTTACCCAATTTTCGGCGGTAGCTGGGGGTTTTGCGCTTTCGGTAATTATGCTGCCGATTGTTGCTTTGACTACCGAACAAGCCTTAAAATTAGTGCCACAGCCTCAACGCCTTGCGTCCGCCGCTTTGGGTGCTAGTCGGTTTCAAACTACCTTTAAAGTTGCTGTCGCGGCGGCAATTCCAGCTATAACGACAGGAATTTTGTTAGCAGTGGCTAGGGCGGCGGGAGAAACTGCGCCGTTAATTTTTACGGCTTTATTTAGCGATATTTGGCCAGAGGGATTATTTGAACCTAGTCCAGCTTTATCTACTTTAATTTACAAATATGCCCAATCGCCGGATGTAATTCAAAATCAAATTGCTTGGACGGCTTCGTTAGTTTTAGTTGGTTTGGTTTTGTTGATTAGTATTTTGTCGCGGCTGGCAACGCGCCAACGTTTTAGCGATCGTTAA
- the pstB gene encoding phosphate ABC transporter ATP-binding protein PstB codes for MNNNNFPPASTTIPALRVKALSFYYGNLKALESVSMDIYQGQITAIIGPSGCGKSTFIKSLNRISELESSSVKVEGEVEFFGQNIYASRVNLNRLRQQIGMVFQKPNPFPMSIYDNVAYGVRIAGRCAKSKLDEIVESAIKSAALWDEVKDKLNKSALGLSGGQQQRLCIARALAVKPKILLMDEPASALDPIATMKIEELIKTLRSSVTIAIVTHNMQQAARVSDYTAFFSTDESRIGQMVEFGSTTQIFSEATHSRTRDYVQGRFG; via the coding sequence GTGAATAACAATAATTTTCCTCCTGCTTCGACGACAATTCCCGCGCTGCGAGTTAAAGCTTTAAGCTTTTACTACGGCAACCTCAAAGCCCTCGAATCGGTGTCAATGGACATCTACCAAGGACAGATCACCGCAATTATTGGCCCCTCTGGTTGTGGTAAATCAACTTTTATCAAATCTCTCAATCGAATTAGTGAATTAGAAAGTAGTAGTGTCAAAGTTGAAGGTGAGGTAGAGTTTTTTGGGCAAAATATCTATGCAAGTCGCGTCAATTTGAATCGTTTACGACAGCAAATTGGGATGGTATTTCAAAAACCGAACCCCTTTCCGATGAGCATTTATGACAATGTTGCCTATGGAGTGCGAATTGCTGGGCGTTGTGCCAAATCTAAGTTAGATGAAATTGTCGAATCGGCAATTAAAAGCGCAGCTTTGTGGGATGAAGTCAAAGATAAGTTAAATAAATCAGCTTTGGGGCTTTCGGGGGGACAACAGCAGCGCCTTTGTATTGCCCGTGCTTTAGCTGTAAAGCCAAAAATTTTATTAATGGACGAACCCGCTTCAGCCCTCGATCCAATCGCTACAATGAAAATTGAGGAATTAATTAAAACTTTGCGATCGTCTGTCACGATCGCCATTGTTACTCACAATATGCAACAAGCGGCGCGAGTTTCTGATTACACGGCTTTTTTTAGCACTGATGAAAGCCGCATTGGGCAGATGGTCGAATTTGGTTCTACAACTCAGATTTTTTCTGAAGCTACTCACTCTCGCACCCGCGACTATGTACAAGGACGTTTTGGCTAA
- a CDS encoding DUF411 domain-containing protein — MNKIKRLIISWIAIAFIVLLATTSSAQAANLPEAIMYRDPACTCCGSWMKHLQSQGFSVKNVPVADIFAFKHEQGVTDDLASCHTAIIDGYVVEGHVPGDDIKRLLAQKPDITGIAVPGMPVGTPGMEMGSKKDSYAVVSFDKQGQTKVFKQYSF, encoded by the coding sequence ATGAATAAGATTAAACGATTGATAATTTCTTGGATAGCGATCGCCTTTATAGTTCTACTAGCAACCACAAGTAGCGCCCAAGCCGCCAACCTACCCGAAGCAATTATGTATCGAGATCCAGCCTGTACTTGCTGCGGTAGTTGGATGAAACACTTGCAATCTCAAGGGTTTTCTGTAAAAAATGTTCCCGTTGCAGACATATTTGCTTTTAAGCATGAACAAGGAGTAACCGACGATTTAGCCTCTTGTCATACGGCAATAATTGATGGTTATGTGGTAGAAGGTCACGTTCCAGGAGACGATATTAAGCGCCTCTTGGCACAAAAACCCGATATTACAGGAATTGCTGTTCCCGGTATGCCTGTAGGTACGCCAGGGATGGAAATGGGCAGTAAAAAAGATTCTTACGCGGTAGTATCTTTTGATAAGCAAGGACAAACTAAAGTTTTTAAGCAGTATTCTTTTTAA
- the chlG gene encoding chlorophyll synthase ChlG: MSEQTQSFPEANSSEQLEFLEPETKAPVDVKPSTDAPLVSDRSAKTRQMLGMKGASSGETSIWKIRLQLTKPITWIPLIWGVLCGTASSGNFTWSLENVLKVATCMLLAGPLLTGYTQTVNDYSDREIDAVNEPYRPIPSGAISTPQVITQILTLLLSGIAIAFILDKWAGHQFPTITALALGGSFLAYIYGAPPFQLKRNGWLSGYALGASYIALPWCTGHALFGELNWTIVVLTLIYSMAGLGIAVVNDFKSVEGDRQFGLQSLPVMFGVNTAAWICVVMIDLFQAGIGAYLLSLHENVYGAIVLLLIVPQIVFQKLYFLPDPLNNDVKYQASAQPFLVLGMLLTGIALGHAGI; this comes from the coding sequence ATGTCAGAACAAACTCAATCGTTTCCTGAAGCTAATTCTTCAGAACAGTTAGAATTTCTTGAACCGGAGACTAAAGCGCCTGTAGATGTTAAACCTAGTACCGATGCGCCTTTAGTAAGCGATCGCTCTGCTAAAACTCGGCAAATGCTAGGCATGAAAGGAGCTTCTAGCGGTGAAACTTCTATTTGGAAGATTCGTTTACAGCTAACAAAGCCGATTACCTGGATTCCCTTAATTTGGGGCGTACTTTGCGGTACAGCATCATCGGGCAATTTTACTTGGTCGCTGGAAAACGTGCTAAAAGTAGCTACTTGTATGTTACTTGCTGGCCCATTGCTAACAGGTTATACCCAAACTGTTAACGATTACTCTGACCGCGAGATTGATGCTGTTAACGAACCTTATCGCCCAATTCCATCGGGTGCAATTAGTACACCGCAAGTTATTACCCAAATTTTGACATTGCTATTATCGGGAATTGCGATCGCTTTTATCCTCGATAAATGGGCTGGTCATCAGTTTCCCACAATTACCGCTTTAGCGCTGGGTGGCTCTTTCTTAGCATACATTTACGGCGCTCCCCCTTTTCAACTCAAGCGCAACGGTTGGTTGAGCGGTTATGCTTTGGGAGCAAGTTATATTGCTTTACCTTGGTGTACGGGTCATGCTTTATTTGGCGAACTCAATTGGACAATTGTAGTTTTGACGCTCATTTACAGTATGGCGGGGTTGGGAATTGCAGTTGTTAATGACTTCAAAAGTGTAGAAGGCGATCGCCAATTTGGTTTGCAGTCTCTCCCTGTCATGTTTGGAGTCAATACCGCCGCTTGGATTTGCGTAGTAATGATTGACTTATTTCAAGCTGGAATTGGCGCTTATTTACTAAGTTTGCATGAAAATGTTTATGGTGCGATCGTTTTGTTGCTGATTGTGCCGCAAATAGTTTTCCAAAAGCTTTATTTCCTTCCCGATCCTCTTAACAATGATGTCAAGTATCAAGCCAGCGCTCAACCGTTTTTAGTTTTGGGAATGTTGCTTACAGGTATCGCGTTAGGTCATGCTGGGATTTAA
- a CDS encoding cupin domain-containing protein encodes MLIQKLLDCDEFVAGDNTLLRELLHPDKQAIALGYSLAHATLPVGKTSQPHSLTTSEVYYILSGKGEMYINSEVQIVVPGDAVYIPPDAKQFIYNCGDEALVFICIVDPAWRKEDETVY; translated from the coding sequence ATGCTGATTCAAAAACTGCTCGATTGCGATGAATTTGTGGCTGGGGATAATACCTTGTTGCGGGAATTGCTACACCCCGACAAACAGGCGATCGCATTGGGTTACAGTTTAGCTCATGCAACGCTACCAGTAGGTAAAACTTCTCAGCCTCACTCCTTAACTACCTCAGAGGTTTACTACATTTTGAGTGGTAAAGGAGAAATGTACATCAATTCAGAAGTTCAAATCGTTGTACCGGGGGATGCGGTGTACATTCCCCCCGATGCAAAGCAATTTATCTACAACTGTGGCGACGAAGCGCTAGTATTTATCTGCATTGTCGATCCAGCTTGGCGCAAGGAAGATGAAACTGTTTACTAA
- a CDS encoding ChaN family lipoprotein, which translates to MKLFTKRLFLLSLFAISAIAIGLIAIPTYSQQIDDCRPQIVLPENFSGAIEFLEDNSKCKNSNQVTSYSEALQQLAKAKVVYLGETHDNVKDHRLQLAIIQQLYKKNSKVAIALEIFQRPYQGVVNDYLAGKINEQELLDKSEYKKRWGYPWQYYAPIVQFAKAKKLPVLALNTPTEITRLVAKNGLDSLTPEQSKLIPPLSEIRTDNAEYRQLMLGIFQQHQADAKGNSESFEKFFQAQVLWDETMAEAIAKFIQSNPGYQVVVLVGQGHIVYNYGIPSRVAPRRLKTPLNQRSVLLSNDLEEKSATKLPIADYVFWQESN; encoded by the coding sequence ATGAAACTGTTTACTAAGCGCCTGTTTTTGCTATCGTTGTTTGCGATTAGTGCGATCGCTATAGGGTTAATTGCTATACCTACTTATAGTCAACAGATAGATGATTGTCGTCCGCAAATAGTTTTACCAGAAAATTTTAGCGGCGCTATTGAATTTTTAGAAGATAACTCCAAGTGCAAAAATAGCAATCAGGTAACCAGCTACTCCGAAGCGTTGCAGCAACTAGCAAAAGCAAAGGTTGTTTACTTAGGGGAAACTCACGACAATGTTAAAGATCATCGGCTACAACTAGCTATTATTCAGCAACTCTACAAGAAAAATAGTAAGGTTGCGATCGCTCTCGAAATATTCCAACGTCCTTATCAAGGGGTTGTGAATGATTACTTAGCCGGAAAAATCAACGAGCAAGAGTTATTAGATAAAAGTGAATATAAAAAGCGTTGGGGTTATCCCTGGCAATATTACGCGCCGATTGTTCAATTTGCTAAAGCCAAAAAGCTCCCAGTTTTAGCTTTAAATACTCCCACAGAAATTACTCGCTTGGTTGCTAAGAATGGCTTAGATAGCCTTACTCCAGAGCAAAGTAAACTTATTCCTCCCCTCTCAGAAATTCGTACAGACAATGCTGAGTATCGCCAATTAATGCTAGGTATTTTTCAGCAACATCAAGCCGATGCTAAAGGTAATAGTGAGAGTTTTGAAAAGTTTTTTCAAGCTCAAGTATTATGGGATGAAACTATGGCGGAAGCGATCGCTAAGTTTATTCAATCAAACCCAGGCTACCAAGTTGTAGTATTAGTTGGACAAGGGCATATTGTCTATAACTACGGTATTCCCAGCCGCGTAGCACCACGACGACTGAAAACACCGCTTAATCAACGTTCGGTGTTATTAAGTAACGATTTAGAGGAGAAAAGTGCTACTAAATTACCAATTGCTGATTATGTTTTTTGGCAAGAAAGTAATTAA
- a CDS encoding DUF5674 family protein produces the protein MIILLRDRLAPEQIDQMLQAHGFYVKIAVDIERGIIAGGGELHADCEAVLLSDGSQQKDIWGANWNPLTQEVSFESLINIRPRQNNRSIEILDPNIKANVAAIVQKLIG, from the coding sequence TTGATTATTTTGCTTCGCGATCGCCTAGCACCAGAGCAAATAGACCAAATGCTTCAAGCTCATGGCTTTTATGTAAAAATAGCAGTAGATATTGAACGGGGTATTATTGCCGGAGGCGGAGAACTTCACGCTGATTGCGAAGCTGTATTATTATCAGATGGAAGCCAGCAAAAAGATATTTGGGGAGCAAATTGGAATCCGTTAACTCAAGAAGTTAGTTTTGAATCTCTGATAAATATTCGTCCTCGTCAAAACAATCGTTCCATAGAAATCCTTGACCCTAATATTAAAGCTAATGTTGCAGCGATCGTTCAAAAATTGATTGGGTAG
- a CDS encoding inositol monophosphatase family protein has translation MNTDFWQQVFDFAQTTASHVGEQLLKDFGQVSAEEKADGSLVTRSDKWADLEIQSAIASTFPTHGILTEEGSHTFPDTEWCWIIDPVDGTTNFTRGIPIWGISLGLLYKGTPVFGYVYFPLINQAFHGYWCDSPELVPPPKGAFCNNLSIYSSSEQLTGNHFFSICSRTLQSFPIKGFPAKIRMLGVASYNLLTVANASTLGAVESTPKIWDIAAVWVISQAAGCTWLSLNPQPMFPLTSGKDYGSFSYPTLLVSRADLLPIFQPFVSLVDF, from the coding sequence TTGAATACTGATTTTTGGCAGCAAGTTTTTGATTTTGCCCAAACTACTGCAAGCCACGTAGGGGAACAGTTACTTAAAGATTTTGGGCAAGTTTCCGCCGAAGAAAAAGCCGATGGTAGCTTAGTTACGAGATCGGATAAATGGGCGGACTTAGAAATTCAAAGCGCGATCGCATCTACTTTTCCCACTCACGGCATTTTAACTGAAGAAGGATCGCATACTTTCCCCGATACTGAATGGTGTTGGATTATCGATCCCGTTGATGGTACTACCAACTTTACTAGGGGTATTCCAATTTGGGGCATTTCTCTAGGCTTGCTTTACAAAGGTACACCCGTTTTTGGTTACGTCTATTTTCCACTGATAAACCAAGCTTTTCATGGCTATTGGTGCGATTCTCCCGAACTTGTACCGCCTCCTAAAGGCGCTTTTTGTAATAACTTATCTATTTACTCTAGCTCGGAGCAACTTACAGGCAATCACTTTTTTAGTATCTGTTCTCGCACTTTGCAAAGCTTCCCTATCAAAGGCTTTCCGGCTAAAATTCGGATGCTTGGCGTTGCCAGCTACAACTTACTTACGGTTGCAAATGCTTCAACTTTAGGTGCTGTAGAGTCTACACCCAAAATTTGGGATATTGCAGCAGTTTGGGTGATTTCTCAAGCGGCTGGCTGTACTTGGCTGTCTTTAAATCCTCAACCAATGTTTCCTTTAACTTCTGGCAAAGATTACGGTAGTTTCTCTTATCCTACTCTCCTAGTTAGCAGAGCCGATTTATTACCTATTTTTCAACCTTTTGTTAGTTTAGTAGACTTTTAG
- a CDS encoding BCD family MFS transporter, giving the protein MASSDFLDSQPITTPKLNLLTMFRLGLFQMGLGIMAVLTLGVLNRVMIDELKVPALVAAGTIAMHQFIAPARVWFGQMSDSKPLYGYHRTGYVWTGATLFAIASFLAVQVIWQLGSSLQSGWTMQTYGLVGLLGLVFALYGLAISASSTPFAALLVDVSEEDNRSKLVGIVWSMLMVGIIVGAIISSSLLKQIALDAPLELLQSSVNRLFLIVPVLVVGLAFIATVGVEKKYSQYATRSQLVNREDSITLGRALRVLTANRQTGIFFTFLLVMTISLFMQEAVLEPYGGEVFGMTISETTKLNAFWGTGTLIGMSTTGFLIVPRLGKQKTAQIGCIAVAATFGLIISAGLTANPQMLQGALLIFGLASGVTTTGAISLMLDLTAAETAGTFIGAWGLSQAMARGIATVTGGAVLQVGKSMFTAPVLSYGLVFGLQAVGMLLAVVCLRRVNVAEFQTKTRSAIASVLKGELD; this is encoded by the coding sequence ATGGCAAGCAGCGATTTTTTGGACTCGCAACCAATTACTACACCCAAGCTAAACCTCTTAACCATGTTCCGGCTAGGCTTGTTTCAGATGGGACTAGGAATTATGGCAGTATTGACCCTCGGTGTACTTAATCGGGTAATGATCGATGAATTGAAAGTACCTGCCTTAGTGGCTGCGGGAACGATCGCTATGCACCAATTTATCGCCCCAGCAAGGGTATGGTTTGGGCAAATGTCGGATTCTAAACCTTTATACGGCTATCATCGCACAGGCTATGTGTGGACGGGAGCGACATTGTTTGCGATCGCATCTTTCTTAGCTGTTCAAGTAATATGGCAACTTGGCTCAAGCTTACAATCCGGCTGGACGATGCAAACCTATGGTTTAGTAGGATTATTAGGGCTAGTTTTTGCTCTGTATGGTTTAGCTATTAGTGCCAGTTCTACCCCCTTTGCAGCGCTGTTAGTCGATGTCTCTGAAGAAGATAATCGCTCTAAGCTAGTGGGAATTGTTTGGTCGATGTTGATGGTAGGTATTATTGTCGGCGCAATCATTAGCAGCAGTTTGTTAAAACAAATTGCTTTAGACGCACCGTTAGAGTTATTGCAATCTTCTGTAAACCGATTGTTTTTAATTGTTCCCGTTTTAGTTGTGGGATTAGCTTTTATCGCTACGGTGGGTGTAGAAAAAAAGTATTCTCAGTATGCAACGCGATCGCAATTAGTAAACCGAGAAGATAGTATTACTCTAGGTCGGGCTTTAAGAGTTTTAACAGCTAACCGTCAAACAGGGATATTTTTTACTTTTTTGCTGGTAATGACAATTAGCTTATTTATGCAGGAAGCTGTACTAGAACCCTACGGCGGTGAAGTTTTTGGCATGACGATTTCTGAAACTACAAAACTGAACGCTTTTTGGGGTACGGGTACGCTAATCGGTATGAGTACAACGGGCTTTTTAATTGTGCCGCGTCTGGGTAAACAAAAAACGGCTCAAATTGGTTGTATTGCTGTAGCTGCAACTTTTGGCTTGATAATTTCCGCAGGTTTAACTGCTAACCCGCAAATGCTGCAAGGTGCGTTATTAATATTTGGCTTGGCTTCTGGAGTAACTACCACAGGCGCGATTAGTTTAATGTTGGATTTGACGGCGGCGGAAACGGCGGGTACTTTTATCGGTGCTTGGGGTTTGTCGCAAGCAATGGCGCGAGGAATTGCAACAGTTACAGGCGGTGCGGTGCTGCAAGTAGGTAAATCAATGTTTACTGCGCCCGTGTTATCTTATGGTTTAGTATTTGGGTTGCAAGCGGTGGGAATGCTCCTTGCTGTAGTGTGTTTGCGGCGCGTTAATGTGGCAGAATTTCAAACGAAGACAAGAAGCGCGATCGCATCGGTTTTAAAAGGTGAATTAGATTGA